Genomic segment of Euwallacea fornicatus isolate EFF26 chromosome 11, ASM4011564v1, whole genome shotgun sequence:
TTCTACGCACAAAATCGCTAAATGACAAGCTGCACACaaaaatattggaatttttattggtCAATTTGGTTTCAGATCTCCGACGATGACCGGATGTCCTTGACCACTGCAGTGTCGGATGAGGATGAAGGCGAGAGCGTAATGAATTCCCCATACAAAGCCAAACAGACCGGTACCGCCGCTGCTTCGTTCAACTGTACAGGGGCTGTCCGAAAGGCTGGGTAAGAAATACAATAACAAGCAACAACGCTTTAGATAACAGCATGTGTGAATTATCAATATTTAGTAAGCACGGTAACACATATTTACGTCTATAAACTAACATTTAGTGGTGTCATTCTtaggtaaaattaaattaatattctgcACTAAGGGGGACATCTTCTGGAACTCCACGTTCTTGCGCATTTTTCTCCTCAAATCGTGCAAACAATGGCACTCCAGGGGGTTCCCAGTCAAATTCAGCGTTTTGATCTTGCTTAGCCCGTTTTCCATAAATTCTTTAGGCAGGCAAGTGATGTTATTCTGAGACAGGTCCACGAACTCAGCTTTCACGAGCCTAATCAGCAATTGAGCGTTGATGAGCTGGTTGTGATCCAGGTGTACTTCGTGGAACTGTTTCACGTCGAAAGCCGACTTATGAACTTCAGTGATTTGGTTGTAGCTGAGCAGCACCGTTAGGATGTTGTGTTTCACGTTCTTTAACGTGCCCTCTGAGAGTTTTTTTATCAGATTGTGCTTCAAGGAAATCACCCTCAACTTGGGACACTCTACGAAGGTGAAGTTGAAGATGGCGATTTTGTTGTTGTCTAAATTCAAGAGTTCCAAGGCCTTCATGAAGTCGAAGGCGGTGGGATCGATGAGCTCGATGTTGTTGGAAGATAAATTCAGATGTTTGGTTGTGAGATTGACAAAGGTCAGCTCATTAATTGTTCTGATGTTGTTATTGACAATGGTCAAGTTCTGCACGGACTTTGGCAGAACTTCTAAGGATTTTTTCGTTACGGTTTTGAGCCCGATGGCATCGACGATCAGCATGGTAAGATTAATCGCGTCGGCTAATGGTCGGAGATCTAGCTCCTCCATGTGTTTCTTTATTCGGATTCCCTCAGCTTCACATAACGCCAGACTTTCGGAAGCGTTTTTCATGGGGTCTAGCGCCCAATGCTCAAAATCATCACTGTTCACTTCACAGTTTGCACCAACCACCAACGACAGGGTCAAAGCCAACCACAACATTTTTCTCCCCGTAATCTTGTAACAACGTTTTTGTCCAGAGACTGCTCAGgtttaactaatttaatcGACAAGAGTTGGAGAAGTTTTAAGTAACGGGAAGTGGATTATGATTCAATTtatgttgttattattataatcgttttatttatttgccctGTGGCGTGccttaatgaaataataagtGCGGAAAATTAAAGCGAGGAAGttcgtttttcctttttttggtCGTGAAGATGGTTTTCAGGTCGTTATCCAAAAGTGTTGGTCCCAACAAGTctgctatacagggtggaacAACCTAACGGAATTGGTTCAATGTCTGCATATTCCGATATGTGTGAAAAAATACCGAGACACGACAActtaaattctgaaattacGTCCCGCAACGTAAAAGTTTCATCCCTAAATACAACCCCTTTTGCGTGGCAATTGTACcgcccaaatttttaaattgaaagtaaGGATTTGTGATACCTCATTTGGAAGATATTTTCATTCTCtattcaaaattgttattgttttaaactttaattaaaaaaataatagaaaaaaatgaattcgtGTAATTGACAATACTCCCTACCACAAACTAAAAACTTGTTAACTAATATCTCTTCATTACtgataatgtaataaaataagaaaacgaatTAATTTCCATATAATCTCACCTAGTTTTTCGAAATAGGTGGGCAGGGAAGCGAGATTCGCTAGCATGGCCGGCACGATCACCTGACCTTACTCTATTCGAGTTCCTTTAGAGGGATATGTAAAGAATGTGATGTACAAAACTAAACTACGTAATTTATCTgagttaaaaacatttataaagtTTGCGATTGGGTCGGTTGCCCCTTGGATGTTGATTAATGtttgaagacatttttatttacggcTAGAATACTGCCAAGAGATTCGAGACATGCATTTCGAACATCTCATAGAAGATTGagattgatttgttttattatttaattgtgGTATTAGTTAAGTTTTCAGTTTATTGAGGAGAATGTCGTCAATTACAtgaattaatttacttttttattattctttgttGCAACGTTTAAAACCATTGCAGCTTCGAATAGAGCATGGAAAGACCTTTCAATTGACGTGTCACAAACTCATgcttcaagtaaaaaaaaaatgagcttGCAATTGCCACGCAAAGTggctaaaatttaaagatataatttttccGCTACAGGACGCAGTTTCAGAatgtaaaattgacgtgtttcgGCATTTTCTTCACGTACCTCGAaataagcaaatatttaatttacccCATTTGGCTgttccaccctgtatatcggcTCGTCCACGTCTCCTAAATTCAGCTTAGTTTGCATTTCCAGTGATTTAGATCAACATTGAATATTGATATTAGTTTGAGAAGGATCTGAGAGCGAGAGCGACGAAGCTGAGAACATGAGAGATACAAGTAAACCATCACGATTTTCGCTGGAACGCCTCCGTAAAATATCCCACGGGCATGTTTACATCGCACCTGTGGCCTTGCTATTGCCCCAAGCTCCGGGAAATTGCACCACAATTACTTTAATGTATGGATGAAGCTAATGATCCAGCTACGCTGGGCTTATTGAAATTGATGGATTTTTCCTCTTATATAGTATATCCCGCAATAAAACTGAGTCACACAAAACTACCTCCGTATTTACTATAAAATCCAAGATTTTCCCCAAATGATTGATGTCTTTGTCCGCTGACGGTTTCGTTGAAATTTGCCCGAATTAATCATCCGTCGAGTAGGTAATTGTCCGCCAGCAATTTTGCCCATCAAAAGGAACTGCGGTCTTTTGTGTTTAATCCTGTGCCGCAGATGACTAATGCAATTATTAGGTCCTTGGTGTAAGTTTTCGTTTTTCAGCTTCCTGAGCGTCAAGAAATGGCTGCTCCGCAAAAAGCATCAAATCGAGTTAGCTCGGAAACGAGGCTGGAAGGGCTACTGGGTTTGTCTGAAGGGCACCACTTTGCTCTTCTATCCGTGTGAGTCGAGGGAGGGAAGGAGCGTGGAGGCCGCCCCCAAGCATCTGATTATCGTGGACGGTGCCATAATGCAGCCCATTCCCGAACACCCGAAAAGggattttattttctgtttgaGTACCGCCTTTGGAGATGCCTACTTGTTTCAGGCCCCTTGTCAGGTAAGTAATTTGGCATAATCCATCACCAAAGGGGGAACATGCAGACGCGAGAACGTGCCTGTTGCCGACTTTGAGACGTTTTTCAAGTGTCTGTAAACCTTAGAACTGACgtctgtacagggtgttcggattTGCAGTATTTTGACAGGACAACCCTATTTCCCCGTTACATAGTCAATACAAGTCTAGTACTTCAGTAATGTTTGAAAGTAACTTTAGACATACTTGCATGGTTGAGAATggattaaaattgatattttttttaaattgtagccgactgttattttcatttaaaatcaaaaagttaTGTTAGTTTTCGATAAAACGGTAAGCTGcagcaaaaaactaagcacgccactggaatcaaataaaaaaagtgccTTAAGAATGTGTccgttttttttcaatattgttcTAAACAAAAGAGTTATGagggattttgaaaatgtccgaAAATTGAGAAACGCCCTCTAGCGGCGTGGACTGTAAAAATGTCGAAACAGggttttcgccattaatatTTCCTCACACATGTATGCTAGTTTTCCCTATCTAGCCGGGAAGTGGGTTTTTTCTGCCAAAACACTCCTTatccgaacaccctgtacaacatATTTTAAGTCGCCTCTCTGCACCttagtgaaatatttttgtataactTGAGGCGACCAGACGTACGAGGATA
This window contains:
- the LOC136342276 gene encoding insulin-like growth factor-binding protein complex acid labile subunit, whose amino-acid sequence is MLWLALTLSLVVGANCEVNSDDFEHWALDPMKNASESLALCEAEGIRIKKHMEELDLRPLADAINLTMLIVDAIGLKTVTKKSLEVLPKSVQNLTIVNNNIRTINELTFVNLTTKHLNLSSNNIELIDPTAFDFMKALELLNLDNNKIAIFNFTFVECPKLRVISLKHNLIKKLSEGTLKNVKHNILTVLLSYNQITEVHKSAFDVKQFHEVHLDHNQLINAQLLIRLVKAEFVDLSQNNITCLPKEFMENGLSKIKTLNLTGNPLECHCLHDLRRKMRKNVEFQKMSPLVQNINLILPKNDTTKC